The DNA sequence CTCTCAATATTAAATATGCATCAGCCTTGCAAGCAACATCTAATGAACCTGTTTCAAGCCTATGGCATAAAAGACTTGGGCATGTGAATTATCATAATCTGAAGGTTCTTTACAATCAAAGAATGGTGCACGGGCTGCCTTACATTAAAGAAATAAAAGGTGTTTGTGAAGGATGTACATTTGGAAAGCAACATCGACAATCATTTCCAAAAGGAGTCTCCTGGAGAGCAAAAACAAAATTGGAGCTGGTACATACGGATGTCTGTGGCCCAATGGAAAATCCATCACATGCACAAAACAGGTATTTCATCTTATTTATTGATGATTATACACGCATGACATGGGTTTACTTTATGAGACAAAAATCAGAAGTGTTctctatatttaaaaaattcaaaagccttGTGGAAAAACAAAGTGGATGTCATATCAAAACTCTAAGAAgcgataatggcacggaatacacatcaaaagaatttttgaaattttgtgaaGATGAAGGAATAGAAAGACAACTTACTGTTCGATATACGCCTCAACAAAATGGCGTATCTGAACGTAAGAATCAAACAATTGTGGAGATGGCAAAATCAATGATGCATGAGAAAGGGCTACCAATAACCTTCTGGGCAAAAGCTATTTATACAGCTGTATATCTGACAAATAGATGTCCAACAAAGGCTGTTTGGGGCAAAACTCCATTTGAAGCATGGAGGGGTAGAAAGCTGTCACTCAATCATCTTAAAGTTTTTAGAAGCATATGTTATGCACATATTCCGAAGGTGCATCGATCTAAACTTGGTGAAGCTAGTGAGAGGTGTATTTTCATTGGCTACAGTAGTATGAGCAAAGGCTACAGAATTTTCAGTCTCGCTGAAAACAAAGTCTTCATCAGTCGTGATGTACAAGTTGATGAGTATGCCTCATGGAATTGGAAGGAGAACAGAGTTGATAAAAAAGGATTTGAATATAATAGTGTTCCACCAACAAACACGGAAGATGAgaattcaaatatttcaaataatgatGTGGATGATTCACCTCCATCAACACCAACACAAAGTCAATCTAGTCCAGAACTATCATCTCTTGATTCAAGTCCTAAAAGGtacaaatctctcaaaaatgatatttatcCAACTTGTAACTATTGTTCAATTGCACCCGAAAATTTTGAGGAAGCATGCAAAGAAGAAATTTGGAGAAAGGCAATGGAAGAAGAAGTTCAAGTAATAGAAAAAAATCAGACATGGGAGCTTGTAGACAGGCCAAAAGATAAAGATGTTGTAGGTGTGAAGTGGATTTACAAGGTGAAACATAATCCGGATGGCTCAGTACaaagaaacaaggcaaggctcgAAAGGCTATTCACGACAGCCAGAGATTGATTTCAATGAAACGTTTGCTCCAGTTTCTCGTTTAGATTCCATTCGCGAACTAATTGCATTTGCTTCTGGAATGGGTTGGAAGTTGTTTCAGTTAGACGTAAAATCAGCATTTCTTAATGACGAGATAAAGGAGGAAGTATATGTCGATCAATCACAAGGGTTTGTTATCAAAGGAAAGGAACATATGGTATATAAGCTCAAGAAAGCATTGTATGATCTAAAACAAGCACCCCGTGCTTGGTACAGTGAAATAAATAGCTTTCTCATCAAATCTGGATTTAAAAGGAGCATGAATGAACCAACCTTGTTTGTCAAACACCAAGGTACTGATATATTAATTGTTAtgctatatgttgatgatataatttttgccGGAAGTTGTGAAAATATGGTTGAAGCATTCAAAAATGATATGACCAAAAAATATGAGATGAGTGATATGGGTCTGCTACGACATTTTCTTGGCATGGAGATTTATCAAGATaaggaaaatacttttatttGCCAAAGGAACTATGCTGAGAAAATATTAAGGACATTTGGAATGTTTGAATGCAATCCAGCTCCGACACCACTGGTTATGGGGGAGAAATTATACAAGAAAGATGGTGGAAATTTTGTGGATTCTACTTATTATCGAAGTCTCATCGGGAAGCTGTTATATCTTTGTACAACAAGGCCAGATCTTATGTTTGCTGCAAGTTTGCTATCAAGGTTTATGCAAAATCCAAGCCACATACATCTTCGTTACAATGATAGTGATCTTGGAGGATGCGGAGATGATCTGAAGAGTACATCAGGCTATTGTTTTCCTCTTGGATCAGGAATATTTTCATGGCAATCTAAAAAACAAGACACTGTTGCGCTCTACCGCAGAAGCAGAATATGTATCAGCAGCAGTAGCCACTTCTCAAGTAATATGGCTTAGGATCCAGAATATTTACAGATTTTGGTTGTGAACAACAAGATGGCACCCCGATTTATTGTGACAACAAGTCAGCAATTGATATGGCTAAAAACCCTGTTAACAATAATAGAACCAGGCATGTTGCACTCAAACATCATTTTATTCGGGATGCAGTTGAAGATGGGGAAATAAAGCTTGTGTTTTGTCCGTCTAAAGACCAAGTTGCAGACATATTCACTAAGGCATTACCAAAGCAAAGGTTTCAGCAGTTAAGAGAAGCACTTGGAATCCGTCAATATGTTAAGGGGGAGAATGTTGGAAATTAACATATTCAATGTCATGCTATTCTGGAGGATTCTGCAGTGTTCCAAGATTCATGTATGCTAAAGTTCAATGTATTCAGAATATATATGtatctgatttaatatgtttgtgATGTCTCTTTATGTTCTCATATAagcctatctatataaaggCTGGTTTAGTCAAGTCTTATGTATTCAAGTTAAATCATAATGAatcaatacaaaatatattactttacagCTTCATATAGCTCAACAGTAGCTTTATTATGCGTGATCAATGCCCCTCATCAGTTCATACAGTTCGTCTTGGTGTAGAGGTGCGcctattttaagttatattgtCTTTCTACAATGGTATAGCTTGTCTTATTTGTTTCCCCCTTACTACTGTCAAAATGTGTGTACATAGTAGTGTATATGTGCAAGCTCGGTccaaagcggacaatatcatactatttTCGTGTTAGGCTCACCTAGCAAGCCTAACAAGTAGTATCAAAGAAAAATTTAGGATCGTCTAGCAAGCCCAACACCTACACCTGATGGAGCTATACAGCTTATGTCAGAAAGACATGACGAAGAGCCTAAGGACATACACAGAACTAAATAAGATGAAGAGTCAAAAGAGTCAAAGAATGAGAGCTAGTTACATTTATATTGAAAGAAACATGGTAAAGAAACAGGAAAAAGTAGCACAACCACTAAGAGTATCTCCGATTGATCCACTGGTCCTGAATACTACTTTGAAATGTTAAACTCCTACTAAACATGTCATGAAGGTTTTCTATTGTTTTTGCAGTAAGATAGAGATGATTCAGTACTGATATAaactttttcttgttttcaaaATCATCTAAACCCTCCACCTCTTCTGCTCCGCACAAGTCCTTCCCATTAATAGTCACCATAGGGAACCTTACCCTGTCATTACCTACCAGCTCTCCTAGCTCTCTCATATACTCTGACTCTTTTCAACAATTCCTCTCCTCAAATAAGACATTCCCActcatctgaatattctttacCAGCCCATTTGCACCTAGGCCATTATCAACACTAATTGTGTAAAGAATCACCTCGTCGTTAGATGGTTTAGGTCTCAACATTGATGATGAAGAACTGCCTTGTGAACTTGGACCGTCTGGTGTAGGAAGGCGGCATTGTGGGAACTTGGCAGCCAATTTCTCTCGAAACAATTTTACAGTGTTTTGGATAAAGGTGCTCGGCAGCCTGAAAGTGATATATTAAACAAGAAAAGTTTTTAGCAGAACACTTTGACAATGACGAAGCTAACATCAAATTATCCAAGGGATATATTTTAAGTTCTATGATTCTGCATAGTACAGTAGTGTTGTGAGGTATATGATATCTCTCACTCGACTATATGTAAAATAACATAGTTTAAATCTCGAATTTCCTTTTTCATTTCTATCTgacttttgcaaatattttagaTGTCGAGATACAAGCATTTCATAACCTAACACCTGTCAAACAATGAGCAATGAACATACAAGTTCAACAAGAATTTATTAGACTTCCACATTCTACCATGAGTATGGTggaaatataaagaaaaatataattatgtacaCATTCAACAACTATTGCTGATGCAATAGTTTCTCCAATTGAATAACTCTGCAAACGTTCTATATATATGAGCGAAGTCTTAGAAACCTACCCCATCAATCGAGCTCCTTCTGCCGAATGGAAGGCTTTTCAATTCTCTTTCGGTGACATAAAGCACATTCAATGCTGACATAATAAGCTTTTGCTTGTTCTTAAAATCATCTAAACTCTCTACCTCTTCTTCTCTACACAAATCCTTCCCATTCACAATTACCATGGGAAACCTCACCTTTTCTTTACCCACCAGCTCTTCTAGCTCTTTCAAATATATAGGCTCCTTTGAACAGTTTCTCTCCACAAATACAACTTTTCCACTCAAGAGAACCTTCTTTGCCCATCCATTTGCGTCTAGGCCACTGTTAGCACTCGTTGTGTCAAGAATTACCTTGACATTGGATGAAGAACGGCCTCGTAAAACTGATCTTCCAGGCTCTGGGAGCCGGCATTCTGGGAACTTGGCAGCCAGTGTTTCCGTAAACATATTCACAGTATTCTAGATGAAAGTGTTGCCTACCCAAAAACCAAACACATTATTATCCAACAATCCATAAATACAATAATATGTCTTGACACATGTTGACAAGTATAGCATTCCTGATCTAATTATAGAAAGAAACTTACTGAGAAAAGCATGAAATGTtggataattgagaaaaatcagaaaatttac is a window from the Daucus carota subsp. sativus chromosome 8, DH1 v3.0, whole genome shotgun sequence genome containing:
- the LOC135148213 gene encoding uncharacterized protein LOC135148213 — protein: MFTETLAAKFPECRLPEPGRSVLRGRSSSNVKVILDTTSANSGLDANGWAKKVLLSGKVVFVERNCSKEPIYLKELEELVGKEKVRFPMVIVNGKDLCREEEVESLDDFKNKQKLIMSALNVLYVTERELKSLPFGRRSSIDGAAEHLYPKHCKIVSREIGCQVPTMPPSYTRRSKFTRQFFIINVET